AGCACCAGGATCATCATCGAGATGCCGAACATGGCGAGGATCGGGCCGAGGTCGCGCCCACGCGGCAGGTCGACGAAGACCACCCGCCGTCCGGCGAGCGCGAGCGCGTCGCGGTGGAGCACGAGGTACCCGGAGAACGCGATGACCAGCAGGACCTTGGCGACCTCGCCGGGCTGGAAGCTGAACCCGGCGACGTTGATCCAGATGTTGGCGCCGTTCTTGCCGCTGCCGATGACCGGCAGGAACGGCAGGACCAGCAGCAGGATGCCGCCCAGGCCGGCGGTGTAGGTGAAGCGCTGCAGGACGCGGTGGTCGCGCAGCAGCACCAGCGTCGCGACGAAGAGGATGACGCCGAGGGTCATCCAGACCAGCTGCTGGCGGGCGAAGTCCTGGTTGGCGCGGTCGAGCGCGGCGTAGGTGAGGTCGAGCCGATGGATGACGGCCAGGCCCAGGCCGTTGAGCGCGGCCACGAGCGGCAGCAGCACCGGGTCGGCGTAGGGCGCGACGAGGCGGACGGTCACGTGGGCGACCACGATCAGCCCGGTCAGCCAGCCGCCGTAGCCGACCAGGTCGGCCGGGACGACGCCCTCGACGCCGAGCCCGACCGCGGCGTAGGCGCCGATGCCGACCGCGAGGGCGAGCAGCAGCAGGAACAGCTCCGCGCCCCGGCGGCGCCGGTGCACGAAGCCCATCAGGGTGCCGTTCTGGCTCATCGAGTGCCTCCCGTCACGCTCAGCCGACGTCCTGGCGCGCGGCGTAGTTGTCGACGGTGAGGCGCGCGTCGTCGAGCGAGTCGGCCTCGATGCCCTCGCGCACCTGCTCGGCGTCGATGTCGCTCAGCCGGTCGAGGTCGACGTCGGTGGTCTCGTAGGGGTGGGACAGGGAGACGCCGGGCAGGGACGCGTCGATGCCGCGGAAGATCGCGACCTTGCCGTCCTGCTCGGCGACGTAGAACTGCTGCTGGCTCCACGACCAGCCGGCGGCCAGCACCACCCACGCCACGCCGAGCACGACGGCGAGGACGAGCAGCCGGCGCAGCCACGCGAAGCGGCGCGGGGGCCGCGGGGCGTAGCGGGCGGTCTCGTGGTCGATCGGGTCGGCGGCGAACGCACCCTCGGGCACGTCGCCCGGGACGGGCGGGATCTCGCCGGTGTCGCCGGAGCGGTGCCCGCGGAACAGGCCGCCGACGGCGCCCGCGGCCCCGGAGAGGGGCGTACGCCGCGGCAGGTCGGCCGCGGCACCCACGAGCAGCGGCGCCAGGTCCTCGGCGGGCGGCTGCTCGCTGACCTCGGCGACCACGCAGGTGACGTTGTCGGTGCTGCCGGCCTCGAGGCTGGCACGCACCAGCTCGACCGCGGCGTAGTCGGGCGTGCCGCTGGCGAGGATGTCGGCGATCCGGTCGTCGGTGAGCGTGCCGCAGGCGCCGTCGCTGCAGACCAGGACCCGGTCGCCGGGCTCGGCGGGGAACTCGAAGAGGTCGGGCTCCTCGTGGCGGATCCCGTCGAGGGCCTTGAGGATGAGGTTGCGGTGCGGGTGGGTCCGCGACTGCTCCTCGGTGATCCGGCCCTCGTCGATGAGCGACTGGACGAAGGTGTGGTCGTGGGTGAGCTGGCGCAGCTGGCCGCGCCGCTGGAGGTAGGCCCGGCTGTCGCCGATGTGGCCGATCGCGAACCGGGTGCCGTCGAAGAGCGCGACCGTGGCGGTGGTGGAGGTGCCGTTGAGGGCGGGGTCCTCCTCGACCAGCTCGGCGATCCGGTCGTCGGCGCGGTGCAGGGCCCCGGCGACCTGGCCGACGACGTCGTCGTCGGGCTCGCGGTCGAGCTTGCGGAGCGCCTGGACGGCGGTGCTGGAGGCGAGGTCGCCGCGGACGGCGCCGCCGACGCCGTCGCAGACCGTGAGCAGCCACGGACCGGCGTAGCCGCTGTCCTGGTTCTCGCGACGCACCCGCCCCACGTCGGAGATCGCCGAGTAGTGGAGGTACATCACTTGCGCAGCTCCAGGATCGTCTTCCCGACGCGCACCTGCACCCCGAGACCGATCGTGGTGGGCTGGGTGATGCGCACGGGACCGACGTAGGTGCCGTTGGTGGAGCCGAGGTCCTCCACGAACCACTCGTCGCCGCTGCTGGCGATGCGGGCGTGGCGGGTCGAGACGTAGTCGTCGTCGAGCTTGATCGCGGCGTCGCTGCCCCGCCCGATGAGGAGGGGCGCGTCGGCGAGCTCGGCGCGGACGCCGGGGTTCTCGCCCTCGACGACCAGCAGGTGGGTCGGCGCGCCGCGGCGCGGCTTGCGCGGCGCCTTGGGCTTGCGCCCGGTCGGGACCGGCCCGGAGCCGCGGGCGGTCTCGGGGACGCGGGCCCCGAACATGTCCGAGCGGATCACCGAGATCGCCGAGAGGACGAAGATCCAGAGCACGGCGAGGAACGCCGCGCGGATCAGGAACAGGGTCAGCTCAGACATTCCAGCCCCCGGCCTCGTCGCGGCCGCCGTCGATGCGGACCGTCATGTCGGTGTGGCCGATCCGGATGGTCGAGCCGTCGCGCAGGCGCGCCCGGGCCACCTTGGAGCCGTCCACCAGGATCCCGTTGGTCGAGCCGAGGTCGACCGCCTCGACCCCGTCGACCGACACCTCGAGCTCGAGGTGGCGCCGGCTCACGCCCGGGTCGTTGATCCGCAGGTCGGCCTCGGTGCCGCGCCCGACGACCAGGCCCGGCGGGCGCAGCGGGTGGCGGGTGCCGTTGACCTCGAGGGTCGCGTGCGAGGCACGCGTGCGGGTGCGTTGGTCGTTGTCGGTGACGCTGGCCTGCGCCTTGCTGCGGATCCGGAAGCGGCCGGTGGTGAGGTCGTCGGCCTCCTCGAAGGCGATGGTGACCGGACCGGTGAAGACGTAGCCCTGCGCGTCGGCGTGGTCCTGCAGCTGGTCGACGAGGTCCTGCTCGAGCGCGCGACCGAGGCCGCCGATGCGCTCGAGGTCGGTCGCGGACAGCTCGACGTGGAAGTCGTTGGGCACCAGGCGGCGCTGGCGGCTCATCACCTGGGCGTTGTTGTCGCACTCGCGCTGCAGCGCGGCCGCGATCTCGACGGGCTGCACCGCGCTGCGGAAGGCGCGGGCGAAGACTCCGGAGATGAGTCCCTCGAGCCGCTGCTCGAAGCGCTGCAGGGCGTTCATCGGCGGGGCCTCCTCTCCTTGCGCTCGGGTCGCGTCGTCGTGGTGGGCAGGCGTCACTGGACCGCCCGGCCGGTGCGGCCGAGCGTACCGGCCGAGCGCCGTCGCGCCACTCAGCCGCCCCGGTCGCCCACCCGTCCGAGCGAGACGTCACGGTGCGCGGTCGCCGGCACGACCACGCACCATGACGTCGCGCGAGGCGGCCGATTGGGAGGCCGCGCGCGCCGTGGGGTAGCCTGAGCCCGCTTCTGGCGCGAGTGGCGGAATAGGCAGACGCGCACGGTTCAGGTCCGTGTGTCCGAAAGGACGTGGGGGTTCAACTCCCCCCTCGCGCACCAGCATCGAAGGCCCCGGACATCGTCCGGGGCCTTCGTCGTTCCCGACCGCGTTGCCAGCGCGCGTCCGACCGCCGGGACCTCCGGCGCGCCGCCCCCACCCGGGCGCGTCGAGGGGGTGGCACGCACGGGTCACCCGCGTCGGGACCTCCGTCCCGCGGGCGCCGGGACCATGGGCCCGATCGCTCCCGCGCCCCTCAGGAGCCCCCCGCCGGGGCCGATCCGAGGCTCGACAAGACCTCTCTGGTCTTCCCTGCGGACGGAGCCCACGTTGGATGCCATGGACGGCCTCGACGAGATCATCGGCGAGTTCCTGGTCGAGAGCCACGAGAACCTCGACCAGCTGGACCGCGACCTCATCGCGCTGGAGCGCGACCCCTCCTCCTCCACGCTGCTCGCCAGCGTCTTCCGCACCATCCACACGATCAAGGGCACCAGCGGCTTCCTGGCGTTCTCGATCCTGGAGTCGGTGACGCACGTCGGCGAGAGCCTGCTGGCCCGCCTGCGCGACGGCGAGCTGGCCCTGACCCCCGGCCTCACCAGCCTGCTGCTCGAGGTCGTCGATGCCGTCCGCTCCCTGCTCACCAACATCGAGCACACCGGGGCCGAGGGCACCGAGACGTACGACGGGCTGGTGGCGCGCCTCGCGGCCGTGCTCGACGGCGAGCTGCCCGAGGACCCCGCCGCGCCCGAGGCCGACGAGGCTGCCGACGAGACCGACTCCGACGAGCCGGCCGAGGAGCCGGCCGAGGAGTCGGAGCACGACCTGCCCGCCCCCGCGACGCTGGGTGTCGTCCCGGCCCGCACCGACGCCGCCGACGTGCCGGACACCGCCGCCGCCGAGGAGCCGGCCGAGGGCCGCCGCTCGGTGGCCGACAGCACCATCCGCGTCGACGTCGCGCTGCTCGACTCGCTGATGAACCTGGTCGGCGAGCTGGTGCTCACCCGCAACCAGATGCTCCAGCGCGTCGCCACGCGCGAGGACGTCGAGCTGGCCCGCACCACCCACCGGCTCAACCTGGTGGCCGGCGAGCTGCAGGAGAGCGTCATGAAGATGCGCCTGCAGCAGATCGACACGCTGTGGAGCAAGCTGCCCCGCGTCGTCCGCGACCTCTCGGTGCAGCTCGGCAAGAGCGTCGAGCTGGACATGCGCGGCAAGGAGACCGAGCTCGACAAGACCATCCTCGAGGCGGTCCGCGACCCGCTGACCCACCTGGTCCGCAACAGCATCGACCACGGCATCGAGAAGCCCGACGTCCGCACCGCGCAGGGGAAGCCGGCCCACGGCACCCTGTCGATGCGCGCCTTCCACGAGGGCGGCCAGGTCAACATCGAGATCACCGACGACGGCGCCGGCATCGACCCCGCCCGGCTGCGCGACAAGGCCGTCTCGAAGGGCCTGATGGACCGCGAGACCGCGGCGCGCCTGAGCGACCACGAGGCCGTCAACCTGATCTTCACGCCCGGGTTCTCCACCGCCGAGGGCGTCACCAACGTGTCGGGCCGCGGCGTCGGGATGGACGTGGTGCGCACCAACATCGAGCGCATCGGCGGCGCGATCGACCTCTCCAGCGAGCCCGGCTCGGGCACGACGGTCCGGATCCGGATCCCGCTGACGCTGGCGATCATCCCCGCCCTGGTGGTCTCCGCGGCCGGGCACCGGTTCGCGATCCCGCAGGTCAACCTGCTCGAGCTGGTCCGCCTCGACGCGGCGCAGGCCGCGACCGCGATCGAGAGCGTGCACGGCTCGCCGGTCTACCGGCTGCGCGGTCGCCTGCTCCCGCTGGTCGACCTGCGCGAGACCCTCGACCTCCCCGGCGTCGAGCGCGAGACGACCTACGTCGCGGTGCTCAAGGCCGACAACCAGCAGTACGGCCTGGTCGTCGACGACATCCTCGACACCGAGGAGATCGTGGTGAAGCCGCTCGGCACGCACCTGCGCCAGCTGCCGCTCTACGCCGGCGCCACCATCATGGGCGACGGCGCGGTCGCGCTCATCCTGGACGCCACCGCCCTCGCCCGGCGCGCCGGCATGACCCCCGAGGCCGAGCTCGGCACGCTCGCCGCGCACGGCGCCGACGCCAGCGAGGACGCGGCCTCCCTGCTCCTCGTCGAGCTCGGCGACGGTCGTCGCGCGGCGATCCCCGTCGCGGCGGTCGACCGGCTCGAGGAGATCGAGCGCGGCCGCATCGAGCGGGCCGGCCACCACGAGGTCGTCCAGCACCGCGGCCAGATCCTCCCGCTGGTGCGCCTCGACCACGTGCTCCACGGCGACGCCGGCCACCAGGGGCTCTCCACGCTCCAGGTGGTGGTGTGCCGCCAGGGCGAGCAGCAGGCCGGGGTGGTCGTCAACGCGATCCTCGACATCGTCGAGGCCACGCTGGACGCGCGTACGCCCCTCGACTCCACCGGCGGCGACGGCTCGGCCGTCGTGTCGGGCCACGTCACCGAGCTCGTCGACATCGCCCAGGTCTTCGCCGGACTCCCGTCCGGTGACCGCCTGGCCTGGTCGGCCTAGGAGGCCCTGATGTCCCAGTACTGCACCTTCGCCCTCGACGGACACGTCTTCGGCGTCCCGGTCTCCTCCGTCCAGGAGGTGCTGCGCTCGCAGGACCTCACGGTGGTGCCCCTGGCACCCGACGAGATCGCCGGCCTGCTCAACCTCCGCGGCCAGATCGTCACGATGCTCGAGCTCCGGGCCCGGCTGGGGCTCCCGCCCCGCGAGCCCGACGCCCCGTCGGTCAACGTCGTCGTGAAGTCGCCGGACGGCAGCGCCGTCAGCCTGGTCGTCGACGAGATCGGCGACGTCCTCGCTCCCTCGAGGGACGCCTTCGAGGCACCGCCGGACACCGTGCCGGCCTCCATCCGCAGCCTCGTGACCCGCGTCTGCAAGCTCGACACCCACCTCATGCTCCTGCTCGACACCGAGCGCGCAGTCACCTCCGAAGGAATGTCATGACCGTGCTGAACCCCCCGGCCAGCCGCACGCAGGCCGTCCGTGCCCGCAGCGGGCGCGCCCAGGCCGCTCCCACCTCGCGGCGCGGCCTGCTGGACCGCTTCCGGGACCTGCCGACCGCACGCAAGCTGCTCGTCGGCTACCTCGTCCTCGTCGCGATGATGGCGGTGGTCGGCGCGATCGGGCTGCAGCAGCTGAGCGCGTCCGAGAACCGGATCGAGTCGCTCTACACCGACAGCTACGAGGCCTCGCTCAACCTCGCCGCCATCAACGTCGACGAGGCGAACGTCTCCGCGGTGCTGGAGGAGGCGATGCTCGACGGGATGACGCCTGAGCTCAAGGCCGAGATGGACAAGCTCGCCACCGACGTCAACGCGAACTGGGACGCCTACCTGGCCACCGACACCACCGGCCGCGAGAAGGTCATCGCGCAGTTCGAGAAGTCGCTCGCCGCCTTCCGCTCGGTCCGCGACGACACCGTCCTGCCCCTCCTCGCCGACGGCAAGCTGGGCCAGGCCAACACCGCCAAGCACGAGCAGCTCGACCCGGCGGCACAGCAGCTGACCGACGACCTCGGCACCGTCATCGACACCGAGAAGGCCATCTCGAAGGACCTCATCACCGCGTCCAAGAGCGCGTACGCCAACGCACGGGTGCTGATCATCGGCCTGGTGCTCGTGGCCGGCGCCCTGGGCATCGCCCTGGCCGTGTTCCTGGGTCGCCTGGTGGCGCGTCCGCTGCAGCGCACCGTCGAGGTGCTGGAGCTCGTGGCCGCCGGTCGCCTGGACCAGAGCCTGGAGGTGGACTCGGCCGACGAGATCGGGCGGATGAGCACGGCGTTGAACGGTGCGTTGGGGAAGCTGGCGTCGGCGATGGGTCAGATGGATGCGAATGCGCGGTCGTTGGCGTCGGCGTCGGAGGAGCTGTCGTCGGTGTCGGGTCAGATGAGTGGGTCGGCGTCGGAGTCGTCGTCGCAGGCGGGTCTGGTGTCTGCGGCGGCGGAGCAGGTGTCGCGGAACGTGCAGACGGTGGCGACGGGGACCGAGGAGATGTCGGCGTCGATCCGCGAGATCGCGCAGAACGCGTCGAATGCTGCGGGTGTGGCGGCGCAGGCGGTGGTGGTGGCGGAGTCGACGAACGCGACGGTGGCGAAGCTGGGTGATTCGTCGGCGGAGGTCGGGAACGTGATCAAGGTGATCAACTCGATCGCGGAGCAGACGAACCTGTTGGCGTTGAACGCGACGATCGAGGCGGCTCGTGCGGGTGAGGCGGGCAAGGGTTTCGCGGTGGTGGCCAACGAGGTCAAGGAGCTGGCGCAGGAGACGGGGAAGGCGACCGAGGACATCGGGCGTCGGATCGAGGCGATCCAGTCGGACACGGAGGCTGCGGTGGCGGCGATCGCTGAGATCGCGGAGATCATCGGTCAGATCAATGACACGCAGGCCACGATCGCGTCGGCGGTGGAGGAGCAGACGGCGACGACGAACGAGATGAGCCGGAACGTGGCGGAGGCGGCGACGGGGTCGAGTGACATCGCGGTGAACGTGACGGGTGTGGCGCGTAGTGCCTCGGACACGCAGGCGGCGGCGAACTCGACGTCGCAGGCGGCTGACGAGCTGGCCCGGATGGCGGCCGAGATGCGCACCCTCGTCGGCCAGTTCCAGTACTGAGCGACGGACCGAGGAGGAGGACGCGATGTCGCGAAAGGTACGGGTGCTGGTCGTCGACGACTCCGTCGTCGTGCGCCGGCTCGTCGCCGAGGCACTGGCCGCGGACCCGCAGATCGAGGTCGTCGGCACGGCCGCCAACGGCCGCGTGGCACTGGCCAAGATCGCCCAGGTGAACCCGGACCTGGTCACGCTCGACATCGAGATGCCCGTGATGGACGGGCTCGAGACCCTGCGGCACCTGCGCCCGCTCCACCCGCGGCTGCCGGTCGTGATGTTCTCCACCCTCACCGAGCGTGGTGCCACCGCGACCCTGGACGCCCTCGAGCTCGGCGCGAGCGACTACGTCACCAAGCCGGCCAACGTCGGCAGCGTGATGGCCTCGATGGAGGCTGTGCGGCAGCAGCTGGTGCCGAAGATCCACGGCCTGTGCCGCCGGATCATCGCCCCGCCCGCCCCGCCGCGGCCCCTGCTGACCGCCCCGGTCGCACCGCTCGCACCCCGTGGCCGGCCCGCGACGGCCACGAACCAGGTCGACGTGGTGGCGATCGGGGCCTCCACCGGAGGCCCCGACGCCCTGTCCGCGGTGCTCGCCGCCCTGCCCGCCGACCTCGGCGTCCCGGTCGTGGTCGTGCAGCACATGCCCCCGGTCTTCACGCGGCAGTTCGCCGACCGGCTCAACGGCAAGGTCCCGCTCCACGTGAGCGAGGCCAGTGCCGGCGACCCCGTGGTGGCCGGCGGCGTGCTCGTCGCGCCCGGTGACCACCACCTCCGCTTCCGCGGCACGCGGGCCCTCCCCTCGGGCATCGTGGCGGCCCTCGACCAGGGCACCCCGGAGCACTACTGCCGCCCGGCCGTCGACGTGATGTTCCGGTCGGTCGTCGAGACGTGGGGCGGCCACGTGCTGGCCGTCGTGCTCACCGGCATGGGCTCCGACGGGGCCAGCGGGTGTGCCGCGGTCGTCGCGGCCGGCGGCTCCGCGCTCGTGCAGGACGAGGCCACCTCGGTCGTGTGGGGGATGCCCCGGGCGGTCGTCGAGGCCGGCGTCCCCGCGCAGGTCCTGCCGCTCCACCAGATCGGTCCAGCCATCGTCGACCGCGTGCGCCGCGGGCGCCGCGGCCCCTACTCCCCCCGAGAGGCGGCCCTCGCATGAGCCTGTCCCCCCGCTCCTTCACCTTCGTGGCCGACCTGGTCCGCCGTGAGGCGGCGATCGTGCTCGAGTCCGGCAAGGAGTACCTCGTCGAGGCCCGGCTGCAGCCGCTCGCCCGTGCCGCCGGGTTCGCGGACCTGGACGCCTACGTCACCCACCTGCAGTCCGGCGCCGGCTACCCCGGTCGCGCGGCGGTGGTGGAGGCGTTGACCACCAACGAGACGTCGTGGTTCCGCGACCGCGAGCCCTTCGACGTGCTGGCCTCCCACGTGCTGCCGGACCTGCTCGCCCGCAACGCCGCCCGGCGCAAGATCACCGTCTGGTCGGCCGCCTGCTCGAGCGGGCAGGAGGCGTACACGATCGCCATGCTGCTGGCCGAGCACGTGGTGCCGCGCGGCTGGCAGGTGGAGATCTTCGCCACCGACATCGCACCGAGCATGGTCGCCCGCACCCGCGCCGGCAGCTACAGCCAGCTCGAGATCGGCCGCGGGCTCCCCGCGCCGCTGATGGTCAAGCACTTCCAGCGCCAGGGCACCCAGTGGCAGGTCTCCGACCAGCTGCGCTCGATGGTGCGGACCCAGGTGATGAACCTGGCGGCCCCGTTCCCGCCGATGCCGGTCTTCGACCTGGTCTTCCTGCGCAACGTGCTCATCTACTTCGACCAGCCGACCAAGCGCTCGGTGCTCAGCCGGGTGCGCCAGGTGATGTCGCCCGACGGCTACCTCTTCCTCGGGGGCGCGGAGACCACGCTCGGCATCGACGACACCTGGCACCGACAGCCCGTCGGCCGGCTCACCCTCAACCGTCCCCGCCCCCCCGCGACACCCGCTCCGGTCCCGCCGCGCACCGTGCCCGGCCTCGTACGACCGACCCGACAGGAAGCGATCTGACATGCACGCCCTCGTGATCGACGACTCCCGCACGATGCGGATGATGCTCGCGCGCCAGCTCCAGAGCCTGGGCTTCGACGTGCTCCAGGCCGGCGACGGCAAGGAGGCGCTCGAGGTGCTCGAGGAGCACCGCGGCGATCTCCCGGTGCTCGCGACCGTCGACTGGAACATGCCGGTGATGAACGGGCTGGAGTTCGTGCACGCCGTGCGTGCGGATCTCGGCCTGCGCGACGTCACGCTGATGATGGTGACCACCGAGGCCGAGCAGGGGCAGATCGTGCGGGCACTCGCCGCCGGCGCCCACGAGTACCTGATCAAGCCGTTCTCCGCCGAGGCGTTCGTCGACAAGATCGACTACCTCGGCCTCAACCCGCAAAGGGGTGTCGCATGAGCTCGAACGTCCAGGAGTCGCCGGTCACGCCGGACGACCTCCACCTCCTCGGCGAGGAGGTGCTCACCGCGTTCCTGCTGCAGGACGCCCCGCCCGCGTCGTCGCCGGAGGAGGAGCAGACCGGCCGGCTGCGGGCCTCGGTCGCCGTGCACGGCCAGTGGACCGGGTGGATCACCCTCGAGGTGTCCCGCGCGGCCGCCGCCGACCTGACCCGCCGCATGCTGAGCGACCCCGAGGTCAGCGAGGAGGACGTCCGCGACGCCGTCGGCGAGCTCGTCAACGTGCTCGGCGGCAACGTCAAGAGCCTGCTCGTCGACGGCAGCGTCCTCGGCCTCCCCGAGGTCCTCGACGCCGACGCCGCCGAGTGGCCCCACGTCGAGATCTGCCAGGCCCTCCTGTGGTGGGCCGGCCACCCCGTCGAAGTCCGCGTCTGGGGCGCCGACCCGGTCCGCCCCGCCCTCTGAACCAGGAGACACCCCCATGAAGATCCTCATCGCCGACGACAGCCGGGTGATGCGCCAGATCGTCATCCGCACGCTGCGCCAGGCCGGCTACGGCGGCCACGACCTGATCGAGGCCGAGAACGGAGCCGTGGCGCTCGAGCTGGTGCACACGCAGTCGCCCGACCTCGTCCTGTCCGACTGGAACATGCCCGAGATGAACGGCATCGACCTGCTCCGGGCGCTGCGCGCCAGCGGCCAGCAGGTGCCGTTCGGGTTCGTCACCTCCGAGGGGACCCCCGAGATGGTGGACCGCGCGATGTCGTCGGGCGCGCTGTTCCTCATCGCCAAGCCGTTCACCGCGGACTCCTTCCGCGACCAGCTCGACGCGGTGGTCGCATGAGCACCGACCTCGACCTGGTCCGCTCGCCCAGCGCGCTGGAGGTGCGCGAGCTGCTCAGCGGGCTGTTGGGCCGTGACGTCAGCCTCGAGCCGGCGGAGGGCTTCAGCGGCGACTCCGCCGCCGGGTCGACGTTCGCCGTCTACGTCGACGACCGGCTCACCACCCGTGCGGTGGCGGTCGTGGACCTCCCGCTGTCGGCGTACGCCGGCGCCGCGGTCGGCCTGCTGCCGGCCGGCGGGGCCCAGGACGCGGTCGCCGAGCGCGACCTGACGCCGATCCTCAAGGAGAACCTCGCCGAGGTGCTCAACGTGATGGCGGCGCTGCTCAACGAGGAGGGCCGTCCGCACGTCAAGCTGGCCGACGTCCACCACGTCGGCGCCTGGCCGAGCCCGCAGGTCTGCGCGGACGCCGCCGCCACCGGTCGGCGCCTCGACCTCTCCGTCACCATCCCGCTCTACGGCGCCGGCCGGCTCTCGATCGTCGGGGTGCGCTGACCCGGTCGACGCAGGATCAGCGCCCGACGAGGGCGGCGAGCCCGTCGAGGGTGCGCTCGAGGCCGAACGCCCAGGCGTGGTCGGCCGACCACGCGCTGCCCTGTGCCTCGCCGGCAGCGGTGCCGACCCGCACCGCCCGCGGGTAGGCGGCCGGGTCGAGCGCGCGCTCCAGCACGGGCCGGTTGGCGGCCCACCAGTCCGCGTCGCTCATCGCCGAGTCCGTCGTCGCCCGCGCCGCGTCGTGGACCGCGCGGCAGTGCTGCTGGACGAACCCGAGGAGGTGCGCCAGCGCCGCGTCGGTCTCGACGTCGGGCAGGCCGGTGCCGTCGAGCGCGGCCAGCTCGTGCTCGTACTTGCCCATCACCCCGGGGCCGAGCGGCGGGCGGCTCAGCGCGGCGACCTCGGTGAGCCACGGGTGGGCGGTGAGCAGCCGCCGGTTGTCCTCCGCGACGGCCCGCAGCCGGTCGCGCCAGGGCTGGTCCGTCCAGGGCGTCCGGTCCATCGCGAGGTAGCAGCGGTCCACCATCAGGTCGAGCAGCTCGGGCTTGCCGGGGACGTAGGTGTAGACCGACATGGCGGAGACGCCGACCCGCTCGGCCACCGCCCGCACGGTCACCGCGGCGAGGCCCCGTTCGTCGGCGATCCCGACCGCGGCCCCGACGACCGTGTCCACCGTCAGCGACCGCGCCGGCCCCTTGCGGGGCGCGTCCGGCGCCGTGCCCCACAGCAGCGCCAGCGTCCGGCTGGGCTCGCCGGCCCCGGTCCTCTCGCTCACGGGAACCATTCTGGCACGCGTTCGTTGTACGGTGTACACCGTACAAAGTACGGTACAGCAACCGAGGAGGACCCCGTGCACGTCACCGCTTCCGCCCTGTCGCTCAACGTGCCCGACGTGGAGGCGTCGGCCGCGTGGGCACGGCAGCACCTGGGCTTCACCACCGCCATGGAGGCCGACGGCTTCTGCTCCCTGGCCCATCCCGACGCGGGGTTCCACCTGATCTTCCTGCGCACCGGCCTGGCGTCCTTCAAGCCGTCCTTGGCGGCCGGCAGCGCCGACGGCCTGCTGGTGGTCCTCACGGTCGAGGACGTCGACGCCGAGCACGCCCGGCTGGTGCGGGAGGGCGTCGAGGTGGTCACCCCCCTGGAGACCGAGCCCTGGGGCGAGCGCTACTTCCAGATGACCGATCCGAACGGCGTGGTCTTCCAGCTCGTGCAGTGGGTCGAGGCGCCCGACCCGCAGTACGCCGGCTGAGCCGGGCCCGGGCTGGCATCCTCGTCGGATGGGCGAGCCGACGGAGGACGAGAAGTGGCTGGTCGTCGACGGCCGGCGCTGGCGGCGTACGGACCCGGCGGTCCCCGCCGACGCGCTCGCGCGGCTGAAGTCCCACCTGGGCCGGGGCCGCTCCGGGGTCCGCTCCGCTCCTGACGACGCCGCGCTGGCCGCGACGCGGCACCGCACCCAGCTGGCGAAGGTCGGGCTCGGCGAGCGCGGCACGCCCTGGTGGGAGCAGTCCGACGACGAGCGACGCGAGCGGTGGGAGTCGGCGCTGGCCGAGCTGGACGCCCTCGACGACTGAGCGAGACCTCTGAGGACGCGGAGGCTAGGGAAGCCCGGTCACGTCCGGACGCACCCGATGGCGCGCGCGCATCGTTCGTCCGGGTGGTGTGACAGGGCCGAAGGTCCCGATCTGCCCCCGAAGTAGGTATCTCGACGTCGAGATTGCCGTTCCATGGTCCTGTCCCTGATCGACCATCCTTTCTCTGCAAGTTGACGCTGGTTCTCCACGGAATCCGCGGCAACATCTCGGATGCGGACCAGACCACGGAGAAACGTCGTGACCGCCGTCCTCACCCCGCCCGCCACCCGTACGTCCCCGCCCGCCCCGCGAGCGACCCGTCGTCGCGCGGGCGCGACCGAGACGCCCCGCGCCACCTCACCCGGACTGCTGGGCCGCTTCAAGGACCTGCCGACGGCGCGCAAGCTGATGATCGGCTTCCTGCTGATGGTCGCCCTGATGGCCGT
Above is a genomic segment from Nocardioides okcheonensis containing:
- a CDS encoding chemotaxis protein CheW yields the protein MSQYCTFALDGHVFGVPVSSVQEVLRSQDLTVVPLAPDEIAGLLNLRGQIVTMLELRARLGLPPREPDAPSVNVVVKSPDGSAVSLVVDEIGDVLAPSRDAFEAPPDTVPASIRSLVTRVCKLDTHLMLLLDTERAVTSEGMS
- a CDS encoding methyl-accepting chemotaxis protein; this translates as MTVLNPPASRTQAVRARSGRAQAAPTSRRGLLDRFRDLPTARKLLVGYLVLVAMMAVVGAIGLQQLSASENRIESLYTDSYEASLNLAAINVDEANVSAVLEEAMLDGMTPELKAEMDKLATDVNANWDAYLATDTTGREKVIAQFEKSLAAFRSVRDDTVLPLLADGKLGQANTAKHEQLDPAAQQLTDDLGTVIDTEKAISKDLITASKSAYANARVLIIGLVLVAGALGIALAVFLGRLVARPLQRTVEVLELVAAGRLDQSLEVDSADEIGRMSTALNGALGKLASAMGQMDANARSLASASEELSSVSGQMSGSASESSSQAGLVSAAAEQVSRNVQTVATGTEEMSASIREIAQNASNAAGVAAQAVVVAESTNATVAKLGDSSAEVGNVIKVINSIAEQTNLLALNATIEAARAGEAGKGFAVVANEVKELAQETGKATEDIGRRIEAIQSDTEAAVAAIAEIAEIIGQINDTQATIASAVEEQTATTNEMSRNVAEAATGSSDIAVNVTGVARSASDTQAAANSTSQAADELARMAAEMRTLVGQFQY
- a CDS encoding protein-glutamate methylesterase/protein-glutamine glutaminase — protein: MSRKVRVLVVDDSVVVRRLVAEALAADPQIEVVGTAANGRVALAKIAQVNPDLVTLDIEMPVMDGLETLRHLRPLHPRLPVVMFSTLTERGATATLDALELGASDYVTKPANVGSVMASMEAVRQQLVPKIHGLCRRIIAPPAPPRPLLTAPVAPLAPRGRPATATNQVDVVAIGASTGGPDALSAVLAALPADLGVPVVVVQHMPPVFTRQFADRLNGKVPLHVSEASAGDPVVAGGVLVAPGDHHLRFRGTRALPSGIVAALDQGTPEHYCRPAVDVMFRSVVETWGGHVLAVVLTGMGSDGASGCAAVVAAGGSALVQDEATSVVWGMPRAVVEAGVPAQVLPLHQIGPAIVDRVRRGRRGPYSPREAALA
- a CDS encoding CheR family methyltransferase, which codes for MSLSPRSFTFVADLVRREAAIVLESGKEYLVEARLQPLARAAGFADLDAYVTHLQSGAGYPGRAAVVEALTTNETSWFRDREPFDVLASHVLPDLLARNAARRKITVWSAACSSGQEAYTIAMLLAEHVVPRGWQVEIFATDIAPSMVARTRAGSYSQLEIGRGLPAPLMVKHFQRQGTQWQVSDQLRSMVRTQVMNLAAPFPPMPVFDLVFLRNVLIYFDQPTKRSVLSRVRQVMSPDGYLFLGGAETTLGIDDTWHRQPVGRLTLNRPRPPATPAPVPPRTVPGLVRPTRQEAI
- a CDS encoding response regulator produces the protein MHALVIDDSRTMRMMLARQLQSLGFDVLQAGDGKEALEVLEEHRGDLPVLATVDWNMPVMNGLEFVHAVRADLGLRDVTLMMVTTEAEQGQIVRALAAGAHEYLIKPFSAEAFVDKIDYLGLNPQRGVA
- a CDS encoding chemotaxis protein CheX, translated to MSSNVQESPVTPDDLHLLGEEVLTAFLLQDAPPASSPEEEQTGRLRASVAVHGQWTGWITLEVSRAAAADLTRRMLSDPEVSEEDVRDAVGELVNVLGGNVKSLLVDGSVLGLPEVLDADAAEWPHVEICQALLWWAGHPVEVRVWGADPVRPAL
- a CDS encoding response regulator yields the protein MKILIADDSRVMRQIVIRTLRQAGYGGHDLIEAENGAVALELVHTQSPDLVLSDWNMPEMNGIDLLRALRASGQQVPFGFVTSEGTPEMVDRAMSSGALFLIAKPFTADSFRDQLDAVVA